The Solanum lycopersicum chromosome 9, SLM_r2.1 genome window below encodes:
- the LOC138338618 gene encoding uncharacterized protein, with protein sequence MAEDSELWDIVLDEPSVPMMEEKDGEKTITVPKPRQKYDDADRKKIEKGFKAKTLLVCGIGPDKYNRVSACESAKEIWDCLKTAHEGTVQVKESKIDMLTSQYENFKMKEGETIHDMFTKLSSITNELRSLGEPISMTKQVRKVLRVLPKSWESKVDAIIEAKDLKVLTMDALIGNLKTHEMNRNYDLSKREVKKDKSLMLKYKSDEDSSDDDDMAYLISRFQKIVRKNKIYKRGTNGTRNAAQGDTCYKCGKSGHFIRECPLLKNENNEQQKHKGDKENRRDLVPGNRDRKASADMVVKRALAAWGDSSSDSEDPDEPKDVSMVVVHEEETVFNEIFALIGTHRK encoded by the coding sequence ATGGCTGAAGATAGCGAGTTATGGGATATTGTACTAGATGAACCAAGTGTTCCAATGATGGAAGAAAAGGATGGAGAAAAGACCATTACTGTTCCAAAGCCCAGGCAGAAATATGATGATGCTGacaggaaaaagattgaaaagggtttcaaagctaaaactcttctGGTCTGTGGGATAGGACCTGATAAGTACAACAGAGTGTCAGCTTGTGAGTCTGCTAAGGAAATTTGGGATTGCTTGAAGACTGCACATGAAGGAACTGTACAAGTCAAAGAATCTAAGATTGACATGCTTACCTCACAATAtgagaacttcaaaatgaaggaaggagaaacaataCATGACATGTTCACCAAGTTGTCTTCTATTACAAATGAGCTGCGAAGTCTGggtgaacctataagcatgacCAAACAAGTCAGGAAAGTGCTTCGAGTTCTTCCAAAGTCTTGGGAGAGCAAAGTTGATGCCATTATAGAAGCCAAGGACTTGAAGGTGCTGACTATGGATGCTTTGATTGGTAACCTTAAAacacatgagatgaatcgaaACTATGATTTGTCAAAAAGGGAAGTCAAGAAGGACAAGtcattgatgttgaagtataaatcagatgaagattcaagtgatgatgatgatatggcatatctcatcagtagatttcaaaaaattgtgaggaaaaacaaaatttataaaagaggaacaaatgggACTCGAAATGCTGCTCAAGGTGATACttgctacaagtgtggaaaatCTGGGCACTTCATCAGAGAGTGTCCTTTGCTCAAGAATGAAAACAATGAACAGCAAAAACACAAGGGTGACAAAGAAAatagaagggacctggtacctgGTAACAGAGATCGTAAAGCTTCTGCTGATATGGTTGTCAAAAGGGCTCTTGCTGCTTGGGGGGATTcttcaagtgattcagaagatcCTGATGAGCCAAAAGATGTGTCTATGGTCGTTGTGCATGAGGAGGAAACTGTCTTCAATGAAATATTTGCTCTCATTGGCACACACAGAAAATAA